Proteins from one Lepidochelys kempii isolate rLepKem1 chromosome 6, rLepKem1.hap2, whole genome shotgun sequence genomic window:
- the RAB3IL1 gene encoding guanine nucleotide exchange factor for Rab-3A isoform X10 produces the protein MRLGEGDEHAAIGAARRSCDLQSPPRPPPPGGGARLERRRAAGWGSRDCRSARLQRGAGPSPLAPSPAQGWRQQRARREGPRAARGRGRGRSQHVERAPFKEGSQQLQKQPAVGQWKPLASSSGGKELPQLEPRCREAGGGDDGQSTAQLNVSRLRSSSVEIREKGSEFLKEELHRAQKELKLKDEECERLSKVREQLEQELEELTASLFEEAHKMVRDANTKQAASEKQLREARGKIDMLQAEVTALKTLVITSTPSSPNRELHPQLQSPSKAVFRKGHGRNKSASSAVVAATSQSLPLESVSNECKEFGVPTLLSLLLCIVPGKAIHITYEPGWQALVGDSSSSSSLRQVDSILFAEFQAWKESPTLEKSCSFLERIYREDVGPCLDFTKQELSELVREAVEQNTLTIEPVATQTLPVVKVSAMECGGPNGFRSQIVTLELTDCAVGSSRKSFPKEHALKDNKGMIH, from the exons ATGAGGCTCGGGGAGGGGGACGAGCACGCTGCAATTGGAGCCGCCCGGAGGTCATGTGACCTCCAatcccctcctcgcccccccccccccggcggcgGAGCCAGGCTGGAGCGGCGGCGCGCGGCGGGCTGGGGTTCCCGGGATTGCCGCAGCGCCCGGCTGCAGCGCGGGGCCGGGCCGTCGCCGCTGGCCCCCAGCCCGGCGCAGGGATGGCGGCAGCAGCGCGCCCGGCGTGAGGGGCCGCGGGCggcgcggggccggggccggggccggagccaGCATGTGGAGCGG GCCCCGTTCAAGGAAGGCAGCCAGCAGCTCCAGAAGCAACCGGCGGTGGGACAGTGGAAGCCGCTGGCATCATCCAGCGGTGGGAAGGAGCTGCCACAGTTGGAACCACGCTgcagggaggcaggtgggggagaTGACGGCCAATCCACAGCGCAGCTCAATGTCTCCCGCCTGCGCAGCTCCTCGGTGGAGATCCGTGAGAAGGGATCCGAGTTCCTGAAGGAGGAGCTCCACAGAGCCCAGAAG GAGCTGAAGCTGAAGGATGAGGAATGTGAGAGGCTGTCAAAGGTCCGagagcagctggagcaggagctggaggagctgaCAGCCAGTCTGTTCGAG GAAGCGCACAAGATGGTAAGAGATGCAAACACTAAGCAGGCTGCATCAGAGAAGCAGCTGAGGGAGGCCCGAGGAAAG ATCGACATGCTGCAAGCAGAGGTGACTGCTTTGAAAACTCTGGTGATCACTTCCACACCTTCCTCTCCAAACCGGGAGTTGCATCCCCAGCTCCAAAGCCCCTCCAAAGCTGTCTTCAGGAAAGGGCACGGGCGGAACAAGAGTGCCAGCAGTGCAGTAGTCGCAGccaccagccagagcctgccCCTGGAGTCGGTCAGCAACGAGTGCAAAGAG TTTGGGGTGCCCactcttctctctctgctcctctgtATTGTCCCGGGGAAGGCCATCCACATCACCTATGAGCCAGGCTGGCAGGCCCTGGTGGGAGACTCTTCCTCGTCGTCCTCCTTGCGGCAG GTTGACTCCATCCTGTTCGCCGAGTTCCAGGCCTGGAAGGAATCCCCGACTCTGGAAAAATCCTGCTCTTTCCTGGAGAGGATTTACCGGGAAGATGTGGGGCCCTGTCTAGACTTCACCAAACAGGAG CTATCAGAGCTGGTGCGGGAGGCCGTGGAGCAGAACACACTCACCATAGAGCCTGTGGCTACCCAGACGCTGCCCGTGGTGAAGGTGTCGGCAATGGAATGTGGCGGACCAAA CGGGTTCCGGTCACAAATTGTAAC GTTAGAACTGACCGACTGTGCTGTGGGTTCCAGCAGAAAAAGCTTCCCGAAAGAGCACGCGTTAAAGGACAACAAAGGAATGATACACTGA
- the RAB3IL1 gene encoding guanine nucleotide exchange factor for Rab-3A isoform X11, protein MRLGEGDEHAAIGAARRSCDLQSPPRPPPPGGGARLERRRAAGWGSRDCRSARLQRGAGPSPLAPSPAQGWRQQRARREGPRAARGRGRGRSQHVERAPFKEGSQQLQKQPAVGQWKPLASSSGGKELPQLEPRCREAGGGDDGQSTAQLNVSRLRSSSVEIREKGSEFLKEELHRAQKELKLKDEECERLSKVREQLEQELEELTASLFEEAHKMVRDANTKQAASEKQLREARGKIDMLQAEVTALKTLVITSTPSSPNRELHPQLQSPSKAVFRKGHGRNKSASSAVVAATSQSLPLESVSNECKEFGVPTLLSLLLCIVPGKAIHITYEPGWQALVGDSSSSSSLRQLSPGTRLTPSCSPSSRPGRNPRLWKNPALSWRGFTGKMWGPV, encoded by the exons ATGAGGCTCGGGGAGGGGGACGAGCACGCTGCAATTGGAGCCGCCCGGAGGTCATGTGACCTCCAatcccctcctcgcccccccccccccggcggcgGAGCCAGGCTGGAGCGGCGGCGCGCGGCGGGCTGGGGTTCCCGGGATTGCCGCAGCGCCCGGCTGCAGCGCGGGGCCGGGCCGTCGCCGCTGGCCCCCAGCCCGGCGCAGGGATGGCGGCAGCAGCGCGCCCGGCGTGAGGGGCCGCGGGCggcgcggggccggggccggggccggagccaGCATGTGGAGCGG GCCCCGTTCAAGGAAGGCAGCCAGCAGCTCCAGAAGCAACCGGCGGTGGGACAGTGGAAGCCGCTGGCATCATCCAGCGGTGGGAAGGAGCTGCCACAGTTGGAACCACGCTgcagggaggcaggtgggggagaTGACGGCCAATCCACAGCGCAGCTCAATGTCTCCCGCCTGCGCAGCTCCTCGGTGGAGATCCGTGAGAAGGGATCCGAGTTCCTGAAGGAGGAGCTCCACAGAGCCCAGAAG GAGCTGAAGCTGAAGGATGAGGAATGTGAGAGGCTGTCAAAGGTCCGagagcagctggagcaggagctggaggagctgaCAGCCAGTCTGTTCGAG GAAGCGCACAAGATGGTAAGAGATGCAAACACTAAGCAGGCTGCATCAGAGAAGCAGCTGAGGGAGGCCCGAGGAAAG ATCGACATGCTGCAAGCAGAGGTGACTGCTTTGAAAACTCTGGTGATCACTTCCACACCTTCCTCTCCAAACCGGGAGTTGCATCCCCAGCTCCAAAGCCCCTCCAAAGCTGTCTTCAGGAAAGGGCACGGGCGGAACAAGAGTGCCAGCAGTGCAGTAGTCGCAGccaccagccagagcctgccCCTGGAGTCGGTCAGCAACGAGTGCAAAGAG TTTGGGGTGCCCactcttctctctctgctcctctgtATTGTCCCGGGGAAGGCCATCCACATCACCTATGAGCCAGGCTGGCAGGCCCTGGTGGGAGACTCTTCCTCGTCGTCCTCCTTGCGGCAG TTGTCTCCTGGCACCAG GTTGACTCCATCCTGTTCGCCGAGTTCCAGGCCTGGAAGGAATCCCCGACTCTGGAAAAATCCTGCTCTTTCCTGGAGAGGATTTACCGGGAAGATGTGGGGCCCTGTCTAG
- the RAB3IL1 gene encoding guanine nucleotide exchange factor for Rab-3A isoform X8, translating into MRLGEGDEHAAIGAARRSCDLQSPPRPPPPGGGARLERRRAAGWGSRDCRSARLQRGAGPSPLAPSPAQGWRQQRARREGPRAARGRGRGRSQHVERAPFKEGSQQLQKQPAVGQWKPLASSSGGKELPQLEPRCREAGGGDDGQSTAQLNVSRLRSSSVEIREKGSEFLKEELHRAQKELKLKDEECERLSKVREQLEQELEELTASLFEEAHKMVRDANTKQAASEKQLREARGKIDMLQAEVTALKTLVITSTPSSPNRELHPQLQSPSKAVFRKGHGRNKSASSAVVAATSQSLPLESVSNECKEVDSILFAEFQAWKESPTLEKSCSFLERIYREDVGPCLDFTKQELSELVREAVEQNTLTIEPVATQTLPVVKVSAMECGGPKKCALSGLSRACKHRIKLGDSGNYYYISPSCRARITAVCNFFTYIRYIQQGLVRQDAMLLWVTPTANTSGTTMEKPDKADGPSARTIDCEKLGLPVDAPNCH; encoded by the exons ATGAGGCTCGGGGAGGGGGACGAGCACGCTGCAATTGGAGCCGCCCGGAGGTCATGTGACCTCCAatcccctcctcgcccccccccccccggcggcgGAGCCAGGCTGGAGCGGCGGCGCGCGGCGGGCTGGGGTTCCCGGGATTGCCGCAGCGCCCGGCTGCAGCGCGGGGCCGGGCCGTCGCCGCTGGCCCCCAGCCCGGCGCAGGGATGGCGGCAGCAGCGCGCCCGGCGTGAGGGGCCGCGGGCggcgcggggccggggccggggccggagccaGCATGTGGAGCGG GCCCCGTTCAAGGAAGGCAGCCAGCAGCTCCAGAAGCAACCGGCGGTGGGACAGTGGAAGCCGCTGGCATCATCCAGCGGTGGGAAGGAGCTGCCACAGTTGGAACCACGCTgcagggaggcaggtgggggagaTGACGGCCAATCCACAGCGCAGCTCAATGTCTCCCGCCTGCGCAGCTCCTCGGTGGAGATCCGTGAGAAGGGATCCGAGTTCCTGAAGGAGGAGCTCCACAGAGCCCAGAAG GAGCTGAAGCTGAAGGATGAGGAATGTGAGAGGCTGTCAAAGGTCCGagagcagctggagcaggagctggaggagctgaCAGCCAGTCTGTTCGAG GAAGCGCACAAGATGGTAAGAGATGCAAACACTAAGCAGGCTGCATCAGAGAAGCAGCTGAGGGAGGCCCGAGGAAAG ATCGACATGCTGCAAGCAGAGGTGACTGCTTTGAAAACTCTGGTGATCACTTCCACACCTTCCTCTCCAAACCGGGAGTTGCATCCCCAGCTCCAAAGCCCCTCCAAAGCTGTCTTCAGGAAAGGGCACGGGCGGAACAAGAGTGCCAGCAGTGCAGTAGTCGCAGccaccagccagagcctgccCCTGGAGTCGGTCAGCAACGAGTGCAAAGAG GTTGACTCCATCCTGTTCGCCGAGTTCCAGGCCTGGAAGGAATCCCCGACTCTGGAAAAATCCTGCTCTTTCCTGGAGAGGATTTACCGGGAAGATGTGGGGCCCTGTCTAGACTTCACCAAACAGGAG CTATCAGAGCTGGTGCGGGAGGCCGTGGAGCAGAACACACTCACCATAGAGCCTGTGGCTACCCAGACGCTGCCCGTGGTGAAGGTGTCGGCAATGGAATGTGGCGGACCAAA GAAGTGCGCTCTGAGTGGCCTGTCCCGAGCCTGCAAACACCGCATCAAGCTGGGGGATTCTGGGAACTATTATTACATCTCACCATCCTGCAGGGCCAGG ATCACAGCCGTATGCAACTTCTTCACCTACATTCGCTACATCCAGCAGGGCTTGGTGAGACAGGATG